GCGCGACCGCTTACCGACGGCCACTGGTACTCGTGTACTACGAGGCCGGCCTGAGTGGCGATGATGCGTTTCGCCGGGAACGGTTCTTGAAGACGGGGAAGGGTAAACGCTTCTTGCGCAACCGCCTCGCGTCGTTCCTGGCCAGATTTAGTACCAACAAGTTGGAACGGCACTAGA
The genomic region above belongs to Candidatus Methylomirabilota bacterium and contains:
- a CDS encoding GIY-YIG nuclease family protein — encoded protein: MLRSDRDQRLYTGTTHDLRTRIKLHAGGKVRATAYRRPLVLVYYEAGLSGDDAFRRERFLKTGKGKRFLRNRLASFLARFSTNKLERH